Proteins co-encoded in one Scyliorhinus torazame isolate Kashiwa2021f chromosome 31, sScyTor2.1, whole genome shotgun sequence genomic window:
- the LOC140404767 gene encoding lysophosphatidic acid receptor 6-like: MIDTNGNCTRTRHWTDPVYATAFSFIFLFGLLFNVLALVFFFRFTKIRSQTTIYMKNLAFSDLLLVSSLPVRIWYYISQPQLPLRLCELNGLIFLVNMYGSIFFLTCISLDRCVAICFPMKSRLNELRKRATWLSVGIWVLVIGASIPPYLLIKRPSNDSCHSCFDQKPTYVTNPVTLVPTLLIGYGIPLATILVCSLALLRGIRQSSATRMDYIDWHKIRNMVLANVVIFIICFLPYHTVLLLYYIHPATGKASALPGSYRITITMACFNAALDPLAYYFATETFQRSVGMKALKNALTSNTDSIEGNNRSLSPLNS, from the coding sequence ATGATCGACACAAATGGGAATTGCACGAGGACGAGGCACTGGACGGATCCTGTCTACGCGACGGCTTTCAGCTTCATCTTCCTCTTTGGGCTGCTGTTCAACGTTCTGGCTCTCGTCTTCTTTTTCCGCTTCACCAAGATCCGCTCGCAAACCACCATCTACATGAAGAACCTCGCCTTCTCCGACCTGTTGCTGGTGTCCTCCTTGCCCGTACGGATCTGGTACTACATCAGCCAGCCTCAACTCCCGCTGCGGCTCTGTGAGCTCAATGGCCTCATCTTCCTGGTCAACATGTACGGCAGTATCTTCTTCCTCACGTGCATCAGCCTGGACCGCTGCGTGGCCATCTGCTTCCCCATGAAGTCCAGACTGAATGAGCTACGCAAACGCGCCACGTGGCTTAGCGTTGGAATCTGGGTGCTGGTGATTGGAGCAAGCATCCCACCCTACCTCCTCATCAAAAGACCCTCGAATGACTCCTGCCATTCCTGCTTTGATCAGAAGCCCACTTACGTCACCAATCCAGTGACTCTGGTCCCCACCCTATTGATTGGATATGGGATCCCCCTGGCTACCATCCTGGTCTGCTCGCTCGCCCTCCTGAGAGGGATCCGACAAAGCTCGGCCACCCGCATGGACTACATCGACTGGCACAAGATCCGCAACATGGTGCTGGCCAACGTGGTGATCTTTATCATCTGCTTCCTGCCTTACCACACGGTGTTGCTCCTCTATTACATCCACCCTGCCACAGGCAAGGCATCGGCACTGCCTGGCAGCTACCGCATCACCATCACCATGGCCTGCTTCAATGCCGCGCTCGACCCTCTTGCCTACTACTTCGCCACGGAGACTTTTCAGAGGAGCGTGGGCATGAAGGCCCTGAAGAATGCCCTGACCTCCAACACGGACAGCATCGAGGGCAACAACCGTTCCCTGTCGCCACTCAACAGCTGA